Proteins encoded within one genomic window of Xylophilus sp. GOD-11R:
- a CDS encoding electron transfer flavoprotein subunit alpha/FixB family protein, whose product MSVLVIAEHDNAGIKPATLNTVTAALACGGDVHVLVAGANAQGAADAAAKVAGVAKVILADGASVAEGLAENVAAQVLALAPAYSHILFPATAAGKNAAPRVAAKLDVAQISDITKVDSPDTFERPIYAGNAIATVQSADATKVITVRTTGFDAAAAEGGSAPVEKIDAVADSGKSAFVGREVTKSDRPELTAARIIVSGGRAMGSSDKFTEVLTPLADKLGAALGASRAAVDAGYAPNDWQVGQTGKIVAPTLYIAAGISGAIQHLAGMKDSKVIVAINKDPEAPIFGVADYGIEGDLFTVVPELVAAL is encoded by the coding sequence ATGTCCGTCCTCGTCATTGCTGAACACGACAACGCGGGCATCAAGCCCGCCACCCTCAACACCGTCACCGCCGCGCTCGCCTGCGGCGGCGACGTGCACGTGCTGGTCGCCGGCGCCAATGCCCAGGGCGCGGCCGACGCCGCCGCCAAGGTGGCGGGTGTCGCCAAGGTCATCCTGGCCGATGGCGCCAGCGTGGCAGAAGGCCTGGCCGAGAACGTCGCCGCGCAGGTGCTGGCCCTGGCCCCGGCCTACAGTCACATCCTGTTCCCCGCGACCGCAGCCGGCAAGAACGCCGCGCCGCGCGTGGCCGCCAAGCTCGACGTGGCGCAGATCAGCGACATCACCAAGGTCGACTCGCCCGACACCTTCGAGCGCCCGATCTACGCCGGCAACGCCATCGCCACGGTGCAAAGCGCCGATGCGACCAAGGTGATCACGGTGCGCACCACCGGCTTCGATGCGGCGGCGGCTGAAGGCGGCAGCGCGCCGGTCGAGAAGATCGATGCCGTCGCCGACAGCGGCAAGAGCGCCTTCGTCGGCCGCGAGGTCACCAAGAGCGACCGGCCGGAACTCACCGCAGCCAGGATCATCGTGTCGGGCGGCCGGGCCATGGGTTCGAGCGACAAGTTCACCGAGGTGCTCACCCCGCTGGCCGACAAGCTCGGCGCCGCACTGGGCGCCAGCCGCGCGGCCGTCGACGCGGGCTACGCGCCCAACGACTGGCAGGTCGGCCAGACCGGCAAGATCGTCGCGCCCACGCTCTACATCGCCGCGGGCATCTCCGGCGCCATCCAGCACCTGGCGGGCATGAAGGATTCGAAGGTGATCGTGGCGATCAACAAGGACCCGGAAGCGCCGATCTTCGGCGTGGCCGACTACGGCATCGAGGGTGATCTGTTCACCGTGGTGCCGGAACTGGTCGCCGCGTTGTAA
- a CDS encoding MoxR family ATPase: protein MQTRQKLQALLDQLNTVIVGKTDQVRDCVACLLAGGHLLIEDVPGVGKTTLAHALATTFGLQFSRVQFTADLMPSDLIGVSVYERGREGFVFHPGPVFAQVLLADEINRASPKTQSALLEAMEEKQVTVEGETRALPQPFFVIATQNPHDQLGTFALPESQLDRFLMRISIGYPDRAAERVLLSGADRREMLDHLLPLLSNEELQAIQQQVLAVHASEPLLDYLQALIAATRSGRWFVQGLSPRAGLALLRAAKAQALLAGRDYVAPDDVQSVLPQCIAHRLIPVGGSGRGAVEQVRAMAEAVPLP from the coding sequence ATGCAGACACGCCAGAAACTCCAGGCCTTGCTGGACCAGCTTAACACCGTGATCGTCGGCAAAACGGACCAGGTCCGCGACTGCGTGGCCTGCCTGCTGGCCGGTGGCCACCTGCTGATCGAGGACGTTCCCGGCGTCGGCAAGACCACCCTCGCCCACGCGCTGGCCACCACCTTCGGCCTGCAGTTCTCGCGGGTGCAGTTCACCGCCGACCTGATGCCCAGCGACCTCATCGGCGTGTCGGTCTACGAACGCGGACGCGAGGGTTTCGTGTTCCATCCCGGCCCGGTGTTCGCCCAGGTGTTGCTGGCCGACGAGATCAACCGTGCCAGCCCCAAGACGCAGAGCGCGCTGCTCGAAGCCATGGAAGAAAAGCAGGTCACGGTGGAAGGCGAAACCCGCGCCCTGCCCCAGCCTTTTTTCGTGATCGCCACCCAGAACCCGCACGACCAGTTGGGCACTTTCGCCCTGCCCGAGTCGCAGCTCGACCGCTTCCTGATGCGCATCTCGATCGGCTACCCCGATCGCGCGGCCGAGCGGGTGCTGCTCTCCGGCGCCGACCGACGCGAAATGCTCGACCATCTGCTGCCCCTGCTCAGCAACGAGGAGCTGCAGGCGATCCAGCAGCAGGTGCTGGCGGTGCATGCCTCGGAGCCGCTGCTCGACTACCTGCAGGCGCTGATCGCCGCGACGCGGTCGGGCCGATGGTTCGTGCAGGGGCTGTCGCCGCGCGCGGGCCTGGCCCTGCTGCGCGCGGCCAAGGCGCAGGCGCTGTTGGCCGGGCGCGACTACGTGGCGCCGGACGATGTGCAGTCGGTGCTGCCGCAATGCATCGCGCACCGGCTGATCCCCGTCGGCGGATCGGGCCGTGGCGCGGTCGAGCAGGTGCGCGCCATGGCCGAGGCGGTGCCCTTGCCGTGA
- a CDS encoding GGDEF domain-containing protein — MHSEVLHDTSRGFTKRVASWLASLGLLRSVLLLTAVVTSISLSVRLAIHLVLPEAGRATIIGFASAAVIPMLATLTTGTFVMRLVLDLERMRAALQEIAKTDGLTGALNRLAFMSRAESLMETAADRGHTMALLMIDVDRFKAINDTYGHAGGDKAIQEVAARCQAQLRKHDLFARFGGEEFVVLLPETEEATAYHVAERIRVAVENARIEDSAGTHFSVTVSIGSVHSTECPELGAMLRRADENLYHAKRLGRNRLCIG, encoded by the coding sequence ATGCATTCAGAGGTCCTCCACGACACCTCGCGCGGATTCACGAAGCGTGTCGCCAGTTGGCTGGCATCGCTGGGCCTGTTGCGTTCGGTACTGCTGCTGACGGCGGTCGTCACGAGCATCTCGCTGTCCGTGCGCCTGGCCATCCACCTGGTGCTGCCAGAAGCCGGGCGCGCCACCATCATCGGGTTCGCGAGCGCCGCGGTGATTCCCATGCTGGCCACGCTCACCACCGGCACCTTCGTCATGCGCCTGGTGCTCGACCTCGAACGCATGCGCGCCGCACTGCAGGAAATCGCCAAGACGGACGGGCTGACCGGCGCGTTGAATCGGCTGGCCTTCATGAGCCGGGCCGAAAGCCTGATGGAGACCGCGGCCGACCGTGGCCACACCATGGCACTGCTGATGATCGACGTCGACCGCTTCAAGGCGATCAACGACACCTACGGCCATGCCGGCGGCGACAAGGCGATCCAGGAGGTCGCGGCCCGCTGCCAGGCCCAGCTACGCAAGCATGACCTCTTCGCGCGCTTCGGTGGTGAGGAATTCGTCGTGCTGCTGCCCGAAACCGAGGAAGCCACCGCCTACCACGTCGCCGAGCGCATTCGCGTCGCAGTGGAGAACGCGCGCATCGAAGACTCGGCCGGCACGCATTTCTCGGTGACGGTGAGCATCGGCAGTGTGCATTCCACGGAGTGCCCGGAATTGGGCGCCATGCTGCGGCGAGCCGACGAAAACCTTTATCACGCCAAGCGCCTGGGCAGAAACAGGCTTTGTATCGGCTGA
- a CDS encoding hydantoinase/oxoprolinase family protein produces the protein MTTPTYSLGIDIGGTFTDIVVYANDTGRAVSHKELTTPAAPHQGVLTGVARLFEREGLDYAAVTRVIHATTLFTNALIERKGARTGLITTAGFRDTLEMAREHKYELYDLHIELPKALVPRHLRLEATERMRPDGTVLTPLDEAGLLACADELAAAGLQSIAIVFLHAYANPAHERRARELIAARHPELFVSISSEVSPQIREYERSVTTVANAYVKPLADGYLDLMTAQIKGLGITAPLFMMLSNGGLTHVEEAKRVPIQLLESGPAAGALAGAFFGERSGIEDVLAFDMGGTTAKLAIVDGGEPLIAHQFEASREKRLTEGSGLPISISTIELIEIGAGGGSLAQLDAMGLLKVGPESAASDPGPVCYGRGGTQPTVTDANLILGFLDPAGFAGGTITLDVAKAEAAMAPLAAQAGVSVPEFAWGIHSIVNENMSGAARVHVAERGHNAGRFSMLLTGGGGPLHGCEVARSLGTRRVVCPPGAGVASALGLLMAPARVDRMATVARRLSRIDWAELDRAFGVLEADALAVVDATLPGRAAAPRIVRSADLRFVGQGFEVVTELPAGPYGEATARAVIEAFNSLYLKTFTQAPPRGEVEIVNIRVAVSAEAAASTLDAGAAAPQAGATVPSMRRRIWVGAHGRYEEVPVFLREVLPVGFEIAGPAIVQEASSTLVLPAGSRTCVDASGSLIVDLTDSIQRDAEKAQTKASEAHTERDKQCV, from the coding sequence ATGACCACTCCCACCTATTCCCTCGGCATCGACATCGGCGGCACCTTCACCGACATCGTCGTCTATGCCAACGACACCGGCCGCGCCGTCTCGCACAAGGAACTCACCACCCCGGCCGCGCCGCACCAGGGCGTGCTGACCGGCGTGGCCCGGCTGTTCGAACGTGAAGGCCTGGACTACGCCGCCGTCACCCGCGTGATCCACGCCACCACGCTGTTCACCAACGCCCTCATCGAGCGCAAGGGCGCCCGCACCGGCCTGATCACCACCGCCGGTTTCCGCGACACCCTGGAGATGGCGCGCGAACACAAGTACGAGCTGTACGACCTGCACATCGAGCTGCCCAAGGCCCTGGTGCCGCGCCACCTGCGCCTGGAAGCCACCGAACGCATGCGCCCCGACGGCACCGTGCTGACCCCGCTGGACGAAGCCGGCCTGTTGGCCTGCGCCGACGAACTCGCCGCCGCCGGCCTGCAGTCGATCGCCATCGTGTTCCTGCACGCTTATGCCAATCCGGCGCACGAACGCCGGGCACGCGAGCTGATCGCCGCGCGCCATCCGGAGCTCTTCGTGTCGATCTCCTCCGAGGTCTCGCCGCAGATTCGCGAATACGAACGCAGCGTGACCACCGTGGCCAATGCCTATGTGAAGCCGCTGGCCGACGGCTACCTGGACCTGATGACCGCGCAGATCAAGGGCCTGGGCATCACCGCGCCGCTGTTCATGATGCTGTCCAACGGCGGACTGACCCATGTGGAAGAAGCCAAGCGGGTGCCGATCCAGCTGCTCGAATCCGGCCCGGCCGCCGGCGCGCTGGCCGGCGCCTTCTTCGGTGAACGCTCGGGCATCGAGGACGTGCTGGCTTTCGACATGGGCGGCACCACCGCCAAGCTCGCGATCGTCGACGGTGGCGAGCCGCTCATCGCCCACCAGTTCGAAGCCAGCCGCGAGAAGCGCCTGACCGAAGGCAGCGGCCTGCCGATCAGCATCTCGACCATCGAACTCATCGAGATCGGCGCGGGTGGCGGCAGCCTGGCGCAGCTCGACGCGATGGGGCTGCTCAAGGTCGGCCCGGAGAGCGCGGCCTCGGACCCCGGCCCGGTCTGCTACGGCCGCGGCGGCACGCAGCCGACCGTGACCGACGCCAACCTGATCCTCGGTTTCCTCGACCCGGCGGGCTTCGCCGGCGGCACCATCACGCTCGACGTGGCCAAGGCCGAGGCCGCCATGGCGCCGCTGGCCGCGCAGGCCGGCGTGTCGGTGCCCGAATTCGCCTGGGGCATCCACTCGATCGTCAACGAGAACATGTCGGGCGCGGCCCGGGTACACGTGGCCGAGCGCGGCCACAACGCCGGTCGCTTCTCGATGCTGCTGACCGGCGGCGGCGGCCCGCTGCACGGCTGCGAGGTGGCGCGCAGCCTGGGCACGCGGCGGGTGGTCTGCCCGCCCGGCGCGGGCGTGGCGTCGGCCCTGGGCCTGCTGATGGCGCCGGCCCGTGTCGACCGCATGGCCACCGTGGCGCGGCGCCTGTCGCGCATCGACTGGGCCGAGCTCGATCGCGCGTTCGGCGTGCTCGAGGCCGATGCGCTGGCCGTCGTCGACGCCACCTTGCCCGGCCGGGCGGCCGCCCCGCGCATCGTGCGTTCGGCCGACCTGCGCTTCGTCGGCCAGGGCTTCGAAGTGGTGACCGAATTGCCGGCCGGCCCTTACGGCGAGGCCACGGCCCGCGCGGTGATCGAAGCCTTCAACAGCCTCTACCTCAAGACCTTCACCCAGGCGCCGCCCAGGGGCGAGGTGGAGATCGTGAACATCCGCGTCGCGGTGTCGGCCGAAGCCGCCGCTTCCACGCTGGACGCGGGCGCCGCCGCCCCGCAGGCCGGCGCCACCGTGCCGTCCATGCGCCGCCGCATCTGGGTGGGCGCCCACGGCCGCTACGAGGAAGTGCCGGTGTTCTTGCGCGAAGTGCTGCCGGTCGGCTTCGAGATCGCCGGCCCCGCCATCGTGCAGGAGGCCTCCTCCACGCTCGTGCTGCCCGCCGGGTCCAGAACCTGCGTGGACGCCTCGGGCAGCCTGATCGTGGACCTCACTGATTCCATCCAAAGAGACGCCGAAAAGGCGCAGACAAAAGCATCCGAAGCCCATACGGAGAGAGACAAGCAATGCGTGTGA
- a CDS encoding DUF2846 domain-containing protein → MATKEETDKVQRFGAPSQGNSGLYVYRNSFVGKALKKDIWVDGKCLGESAPDVFFYAEVEGDRKHKIETGSEFSANALEVFVEAGKNYFIRQYIRKGAFVGGANLEKIDEV, encoded by the coding sequence ATGGCAACGAAAGAGGAAACCGACAAGGTCCAGCGATTTGGTGCTCCCTCGCAGGGTAATTCCGGTCTTTATGTGTACCGCAACAGTTTCGTCGGAAAAGCTCTTAAAAAGGACATCTGGGTCGATGGTAAGTGCCTCGGCGAAAGCGCACCCGACGTGTTCTTCTACGCCGAAGTGGAAGGCGACAGGAAACACAAGATCGAAACGGGGTCGGAATTCTCTGCCAATGCGCTGGAGGTTTTCGTGGAGGCCGGAAAGAATTACTTCATTCGTCAATACATCAGAAAAGGCGCCTTCGTCGGTGGTGCCAATTTGGAAAAGATCGATGAGGTGTAA
- a CDS encoding hydantoinase B/oxoprolinase family protein, translated as MATRFDAITLELLWTRLISIVDEAAVAMVRTSFSTNVRESNDFACVLTDTRGHSLAQATHSIPSFLNTVPQTIRHFIAEFPEDQLSPDDVLITNDIWQGTGHLPDITVAKPIFHRGRIVGWAGSVAHAPDIGGRVRSADARTVFEEGLQIPIMKVMRQGVMDPTFERILRKNVRVPDQVMGDLYAQFTALQRIESRVLAQLEEHDLESLDGLAHEIQTRSEAAMRAAIRKVPEGVYRQSAVTDGIGEPIRLEMTMTVKDGAIAVDYSGTDPQVAASINVCLAYTKAYTCYGVRTVLLPDVAGNEGVIAPIEVTAPAGCILNALPPAAGGARALVGHMLPMMVVQALAEAMPDRVIAGVGSPLWCANVAGQREDGSTYANMFFMNGGYGASSRRDGINVLSWPSNISSTPVEMIEQMLPIHVHHRQLREDGGGRGEFRGGTGQSIKFENRASSAMTASFMAERTRPEAAAPGLAGGDSGAPGEVLIDGKPCLNPKVQQVIQPGSVVEMKTPGGGGYGRLARRDAARHAADVRDAYVGA; from the coding sequence ATGGCCACCCGTTTCGATGCCATCACCCTCGAACTGCTCTGGACCCGACTGATCTCCATCGTCGACGAGGCAGCCGTCGCGATGGTGCGCACCTCGTTCTCCACCAACGTGCGCGAATCCAACGACTTCGCCTGCGTGCTGACCGACACCCGCGGCCATTCGCTGGCGCAGGCCACGCACAGCATTCCGTCCTTTCTGAACACGGTGCCGCAGACCATCCGGCATTTCATCGCCGAGTTCCCGGAAGACCAGCTGAGCCCCGACGACGTGCTCATCACCAACGACATCTGGCAGGGCACCGGCCATTTGCCCGACATCACCGTGGCCAAGCCGATCTTCCACCGCGGCCGCATCGTCGGCTGGGCCGGCTCGGTGGCGCATGCGCCCGACATCGGCGGCCGGGTGCGTTCGGCCGACGCCCGCACCGTCTTCGAGGAAGGCCTGCAGATTCCGATCATGAAGGTGATGCGCCAGGGCGTGATGGACCCCACCTTCGAACGCATCCTGCGCAAGAACGTGCGGGTGCCCGACCAGGTGATGGGTGACCTGTACGCCCAGTTCACCGCGCTGCAGCGCATCGAGAGCCGCGTGCTGGCGCAGCTGGAAGAGCATGACCTCGAGTCGCTCGACGGCCTGGCCCACGAGATCCAGACCCGCTCCGAAGCCGCGATGCGCGCCGCCATCCGCAAGGTGCCCGAGGGTGTGTACAGGCAGAGCGCGGTCACCGACGGCATCGGTGAGCCGATCCGCCTGGAAATGACCATGACCGTGAAGGACGGCGCGATCGCGGTGGACTATTCCGGCACCGACCCGCAGGTAGCGGCATCCATCAACGTCTGCCTGGCCTATACCAAGGCCTACACCTGCTACGGCGTTCGCACCGTGCTGCTGCCGGACGTGGCGGGCAACGAAGGCGTGATCGCGCCGATCGAGGTCACGGCGCCCGCCGGCTGCATCCTCAACGCGCTGCCACCGGCGGCCGGCGGCGCGCGTGCGCTGGTGGGCCACATGCTGCCGATGATGGTGGTGCAGGCCCTCGCCGAGGCCATGCCCGACCGCGTCATCGCCGGCGTCGGTTCGCCGCTGTGGTGCGCCAACGTGGCCGGCCAGCGCGAGGACGGCAGCACCTACGCCAACATGTTCTTCATGAACGGCGGTTACGGCGCGTCGAGCCGGCGCGACGGCATCAACGTGCTGTCGTGGCCGAGCAATATCTCGTCGACGCCGGTCGAGATGATCGAGCAGATGCTGCCGATCCACGTGCACCACCGCCAGCTGCGCGAGGACGGTGGCGGCCGGGGCGAGTTCCGCGGCGGCACCGGCCAGTCGATCAAGTTCGAGAACCGGGCCTCCAGCGCCATGACGGCCAGTTTCATGGCCGAGCGCACCCGGCCCGAGGCCGCCGCACCCGGCCTGGCGGGGGGTGATTCCGGCGCGCCGGGCGAGGTGTTGATCGACGGCAAACCCTGCCTCAACCCCAAGGTGCAGCAGGTGATCCAGCCCGGCAGCGTGGTCGAGATGAAGACCCCCGGTGGCGGCGGCTACGGCCGGCTGGCCCGCCGCGACGCGGCCCGCCATGCGGCCGATGTGCGCGACGCCTACGTCGGCGCCTGA
- a CDS encoding electron transfer flavoprotein subunit beta/FixA family protein encodes MKVLVPVKRVVDYNVKVRVKSDGSGVDIANVKMSMNPFDEIAVEEAVRLKEKGLVTEIVAVSCGVAQCQETLRTALAIGADRAILVQTDVELQPLAVAKILKALVDKEQPSLVILGKQAIDDDSNQTGQMLAALCDLPQATFASKVELTADSVTVAREVDGGMETLKLTLPAIVTTDLRLNEPRYVTLPNIMKAKKKTLETVSPADLGVDPAPRLKTLKVAEPPKRGAGIKVPDVATLVAKLKNEAKVI; translated from the coding sequence ATGAAGGTACTGGTCCCCGTCAAACGGGTCGTCGACTACAACGTGAAGGTCCGCGTCAAGTCGGACGGCAGCGGCGTAGACATCGCCAACGTGAAGATGAGCATGAACCCCTTCGACGAGATCGCCGTCGAAGAGGCCGTGCGCCTCAAGGAGAAGGGACTGGTCACCGAGATCGTCGCCGTCTCCTGCGGCGTCGCCCAGTGCCAGGAAACCCTGCGCACCGCGCTGGCCATCGGCGCCGACCGCGCCATCCTGGTGCAGACCGACGTCGAACTGCAGCCGTTGGCCGTCGCCAAGATCCTCAAAGCGCTGGTCGACAAGGAACAGCCCTCGCTCGTCATCCTGGGCAAGCAGGCGATCGACGACGACAGCAACCAGACCGGCCAGATGCTGGCCGCGCTCTGCGACCTGCCGCAGGCCACGTTCGCCAGCAAGGTCGAACTGACTGCCGACAGCGTCACGGTCGCCCGTGAAGTCGACGGCGGCATGGAAACCCTCAAGCTCACGCTGCCGGCCATCGTCACCACCGACCTGCGCCTGAACGAGCCGCGCTACGTGACGCTGCCCAACATCATGAAGGCCAAGAAGAAGACGCTGGAGACGGTGAGCCCCGCCGACCTGGGCGTGGACCCGGCCCCGCGCCTGAAGACCCTCAAGGTCGCCGAGCCGCCCAAGCGCGGCGCCGGCATCAAGGTGCCCGACGTGGCCACGCTGGTCGCCAAACTCAAGAACGAAGCGAAGGTGATCTGA
- a CDS encoding LysR substrate-binding domain-containing protein, whose product MPSPIENILAPLVNHRLIEAFRAVMIRGTATEAAVMLHTSQPVVSKLIARLQTVSGLKLFELRKGRLMPTPEARQLFNVVERSYIGLEQIGQTISELRGMHASRIEIGCLPSIGMGVMPEIARRFMDRHPTVQVAIKTVSSTLVKDSVAAGRLDLGITMRQVDTAGTQAEPLVGVNAVCVMSPAHHLASKKAIHAKDLHGQAFISPDRNDNMRVAIEKVFAAQRVKPIVAAETTYAITICMLALQGVGVGIVSPFVVPPLLKAGLVARPFKPDVPVDLVLLTPLGQPISRAAAALVEVLREDLAGFSLHGLLGEAPTLSTSEIKAAKLVRKS is encoded by the coding sequence ATGCCCTCGCCCATCGAAAACATCCTCGCGCCCCTGGTGAACCACCGGCTGATCGAAGCGTTCCGCGCGGTCATGATCCGGGGCACCGCCACCGAGGCGGCCGTGATGCTGCACACCTCGCAGCCGGTCGTCAGCAAGCTGATCGCGCGGCTGCAGACGGTGAGCGGGCTGAAGCTCTTCGAGTTGCGCAAGGGCCGGCTCATGCCCACGCCCGAGGCGCGGCAGCTGTTCAACGTCGTCGAGCGCAGCTATATCGGCCTGGAGCAGATCGGCCAGACCATTTCCGAGCTGCGCGGCATGCACGCCAGCCGCATCGAGATCGGCTGCCTGCCCTCGATCGGGATGGGTGTCATGCCCGAGATCGCGCGCCGCTTCATGGACCGGCATCCGACGGTGCAGGTGGCCATCAAGACGGTGAGTTCCACCCTGGTCAAGGACAGCGTGGCCGCGGGCCGGCTCGACCTCGGCATCACCATGCGCCAGGTCGACACCGCCGGCACGCAGGCCGAGCCGCTGGTGGGCGTGAACGCGGTCTGCGTGATGTCGCCGGCGCACCATCTGGCCAGCAAGAAGGCGATCCACGCCAAGGACCTGCACGGCCAGGCCTTCATCTCGCCGGACCGCAACGACAACATGCGCGTGGCCATCGAGAAGGTGTTCGCCGCGCAGCGGGTCAAGCCGATCGTCGCGGCCGAAACCACCTACGCCATCACCATCTGCATGCTCGCCCTGCAGGGCGTGGGCGTGGGCATCGTCAGCCCATTCGTGGTGCCACCGTTGCTCAAGGCCGGGCTCGTGGCGCGCCCTTTCAAGCCCGACGTGCCGGTCGACCTGGTGCTGCTCACGCCACTGGGCCAGCCGATCTCACGCGCCGCTGCCGCGCTGGTCGAGGTGCTGCGAGAAGACCTCGCCGGCTTCTCCCTCCACGGTTTGCTCGGCGAAGCGCCAACGCTTTCGACCAGCGAAATCAAGGCGGCGAAGCTCGTGCGTAAAAGCTGA
- a CDS encoding histone deacetylase family protein, whose translation MNKTGYFTHPACRRHDMGRGHPECAARLDAIDDRLLLTGVLDALDRQQAPAASEADLLRAHSAEHIARLRALDARIAADLAAGGPPLAAIDPDTSLCADSLQAALCAAGAAVAATDAVATGALANAFCSVRPPGHHAERERAMGFCLFNNVAIAVRRALDVHGLQRVAVVDFDVHHGNGTEDILAGDERVLMVGLFQHPFYPYSGAEAPADNMLNVPVPAYTKGPEIRQIVADQWLPRLEAFRPEMVFISAGFDAHREDDLGQLGLVEADYAWITEQLHAVAARHAGGRIVSCLEGGYALDALACSVEAHVRVLAGV comes from the coding sequence ATGAACAAGACCGGCTATTTCACCCACCCGGCCTGCCGCCGCCACGACATGGGCCGCGGCCACCCCGAATGCGCCGCGCGGCTCGACGCCATCGACGACCGGTTGCTGCTGACCGGCGTACTCGACGCACTCGATCGGCAGCAGGCGCCCGCCGCATCCGAGGCCGACCTGCTGCGCGCCCATTCCGCCGAACACATCGCCCGACTGCGCGCACTCGACGCCCGCATCGCCGCCGACCTGGCCGCCGGCGGCCCGCCGCTCGCCGCGATCGACCCCGACACCAGCCTCTGCGCCGACAGCCTGCAGGCGGCGCTGTGCGCGGCCGGGGCGGCCGTCGCCGCGACCGATGCGGTCGCCACCGGCGCGCTGGCCAACGCCTTCTGCTCGGTGCGACCGCCGGGCCACCACGCCGAACGCGAACGCGCCATGGGCTTCTGCCTGTTCAACAACGTGGCCATAGCCGTGCGGCGCGCGCTCGACGTGCACGGCCTGCAGCGCGTGGCGGTGGTCGACTTCGACGTGCACCACGGCAACGGCACCGAAGACATCCTGGCCGGCGACGAACGCGTGCTGATGGTCGGCCTGTTCCAGCATCCCTTCTATCCCTATTCGGGCGCCGAGGCGCCGGCCGACAACATGCTCAACGTGCCGGTTCCGGCCTATACCAAAGGCCCCGAAATTCGCCAGATCGTCGCCGACCAGTGGCTCCCGCGCCTGGAAGCCTTTCGCCCCGAGATGGTCTTCATCAGCGCCGGGTTCGACGCCCATCGCGAAGACGATCTCGGCCAGCTCGGCCTGGTGGAGGCCGACTACGCCTGGATCACCGAACAGCTGCACGCCGTGGCCGCGCGCCATGCCGGCGGGCGCATCGTGTCGTGCCTGGAAGGCGGCTACGCGCTCGACGCGCTGGCCTGCAGCGTCGAGGCGCATGTGCGTGTGCTGGCGGGGGTCTGA
- a CDS encoding tripartite tricarboxylate transporter substrate binding protein, giving the protein MNPRFMLLASLLASLGLSTLATVSHAETWPSKPIRFVVPFTAGGAADILGRIVGQQLSIKYGQPVLVDNRPGASGHVGAETVAKSAPDGYTIVLGTTGVHAAYSMYPKLNYDPSKALQVVSIIGEFPNLLVVNPSVPANNMREFLALAKAKPGELFFGSAGNGSSTHLSAELLKQVAGINMKHVPYRGSSAAMNDLMGGQIQLMVENLPAVLPMVQSGRVRALAITSKTRSDVMPSIPTVAESGVPEYQFTAWFTVAVPVGTPPAIAKKLNADIDAIVHSPELAAKWKELGVNPIGGSLEADTAFIASEKKKFTALIQEARLTADD; this is encoded by the coding sequence ATGAACCCACGATTTATGCTGCTGGCGTCCCTGCTCGCCAGCCTCGGTCTGTCCACCCTCGCCACCGTCTCGCATGCTGAGACCTGGCCTTCGAAGCCGATCCGCTTCGTGGTGCCTTTCACGGCGGGCGGCGCGGCCGACATCCTGGGCCGCATCGTCGGCCAGCAGTTGTCGATCAAGTACGGCCAGCCGGTGCTGGTGGACAACCGGCCGGGCGCCAGCGGCCATGTCGGCGCCGAGACGGTCGCCAAGTCGGCGCCGGACGGCTACACCATCGTGCTTGGCACCACTGGTGTGCACGCGGCCTACAGCATGTATCCCAAGCTGAACTACGACCCCTCGAAGGCGCTGCAGGTGGTGTCGATCATCGGCGAGTTCCCCAATCTGCTGGTGGTCAACCCGTCGGTGCCGGCGAACAACATGAGGGAGTTCCTGGCGCTGGCCAAGGCCAAGCCGGGCGAGCTGTTCTTCGGCTCGGCGGGCAACGGCTCGTCGACCCACCTGTCGGCCGAACTGCTCAAGCAGGTTGCGGGCATCAACATGAAGCACGTGCCCTACCGGGGCAGCTCGGCGGCCATGAACGACCTGATGGGCGGCCAGATCCAGCTGATGGTGGAGAACCTGCCAGCGGTGCTGCCGATGGTGCAGAGCGGCCGCGTGCGCGCCCTGGCCATCACCAGCAAGACGCGTTCGGACGTGATGCCGAGCATTCCGACGGTGGCCGAATCCGGCGTGCCCGAGTACCAGTTCACCGCCTGGTTCACCGTGGCGGTGCCGGTCGGCACGCCGCCTGCCATCGCGAAGAAGCTCAACGCCGACATCGACGCGATCGTGCATTCGCCCGAACTCGCGGCCAAGTGGAAGGAACTGGGCGTCAACCCGATCGGCGGCTCGCTCGAGGCCGACACCGCCTTCATTGCTTCCGAGAAGAAGAAGTTCACCGCGCTCATCCAGGAAGCGCGCCTGACCGCCGACGACTGA